The nucleotide sequence GCCTGTTGCAAGCTTTCCAGCCGGGTTTCGCTGTGTTCGAGGGCGTCTAGTTCCGTTTCGAACCGGGTGCGTAAAGCCGGCAGTTCCTCGGTCGCGACCTGATGTTTGCGGGCGAGCTGATGGGCGGCGGTCATGCGCTGCTCGACTTTGGTCAGATGGCCGGGATCGAGATCGAGCCGCTCCACATAGCCGCGCAGTTCCGCGCCCGCTTCCTGAATTTGAATCAGCGCGGCTTCCAGCAACTCACCGACCGGGCCAAGCCGGCCGTCCAGGCGCTTGAGAGCCTCCAGCTCGCGCAAGCTTTCGGTGAGCCGGTCGCTGACGGCGCCGTCATCACTATCGGTCAGCCGCCCCAGTAGCCGCTGGCCGGTTTCCAGCAGCTCGCTGGCGTTGGCCAGTCGCCGCTGCTCGGATTCGAGCTCGGCGATTTCGCCCTCGGTCAAATTCAAGGCCGCCAGTTCGTGCAGATGGTAGCGCAGGATGTCGAGTCGGGCGTCGCGTTCGCTGCTGGCTTGTCGCAGGTCGCGCAGTTCCTGGCGCAGGCCGTTCCACTGGCGGTAAGCCTTTTCCACCTCCGTCGCCAAGGGCTGGTTGCCGGCGTAGTCGTCGAGCAGTTGCCGTTGCGCTTCACGGCGCAGCAGCGATTGGTGTTCGTGCTGGCCGTGGATGTCCACCAGCAGTTCGCCTAGCTCGCGCGCCGCCTGGGTCGGTTGGGGGACACCGTTGATGTAGCTGCGCGAGCGGCCGTTGCGGGCGATGACCCGGCGCAAGTGGCAATCCTCGCCGTCGAGATCGCGCTCGGACAGCCAAGCGCGAGCGGCCGGCAGGGCATCGAGATCGAACACCGCGCTGATGTCGGTCCGTTCCGCGCCATGGCGGATGGTTCCAGCGTCGGCCCGGTCGCCCAGCAACAAGCCGATGGCATCGACCAGGATCGATTTGCCGGCCCCGGTTTCTCCGGTCACGGCCGTCATGCCGCCGGTCAACTCCAGTTCCAGTGCTTCGACGATGGCGAAGTCGTGGATGCGTAATTGGGTCAACATGGCCAGCCGTTCAAGTCGACGAGGACGCTTCCGGGCTGAGGCCCCAGCGCAGCTTGGCCCGCAGCAGCTCGAAGTGGTCGTGGCCGACCGGATGGATCAGGCGCACCTTACGGTCTTTTTTACGGATCACGATTCGGTCGCCCGATTCGATGGCCAGGCTGACCTGGCCGTCGCAGGTGATTTGGGTTTGGGTGGTGTTGGCGGAATTCAACACCACTTCGATGACGCTGTCCGCCTTGACCACGATCGGGCGGTGCGTGAGGGTGTGGGGGCAGATCGGCACCACCACCACCGCTTCCAGCGCCGGATGGATGATCGGCCCGCCGCTGGCCAGGGCATAGGCGGTGGAGCCGGTCGGGGTGGAGATGATCAGGCCATCGGCCCGATACGCGTTGAGGAAGCGGCCATCGAGAAAGGCGTCCACTTCGATCATGCGGGCGACTTCGCGCTTGTGGATCACCACATCGTTGAGCGCGTCAGTTT is from Candidatus Competibacteraceae bacterium and encodes:
- the recN gene encoding DNA repair protein RecN; the protein is MLTQLRIHDFAIVEALELELTGGMTAVTGETGAGKSILVDAIGLLLGDRADAGTIRHGAERTDISAVFDLDALPAARAWLSERDLDGEDCHLRRVIARNGRSRSYINGVPQPTQAARELGELLVDIHGQHEHQSLLRREAQRQLLDDYAGNQPLATEVEKAYRQWNGLRQELRDLRQASSERDARLDILRYHLHELAALNLTEGEIAELESEQRRLANASELLETGQRLLGRLTDSDDGAVSDRLTESLRELEALKRLDGRLGPVGELLEAALIQIQEAGAELRGYVERLDLDPGHLTKVEQRMTAAHQLARKHQVATEELPALRTRFETELDALEHSETRLESLQQALSEARDEYRNRAEQLSERRATAARELGGRISETLAELGMPGGRFAIVLERLDKPAPGGLETVEFQVSANPGQPPRPLVKVASGGELSRISLAIQVIAARAARIPTLIFDEVDSGIGGGVAEVVGRQLRALGANRQVFCVTHLPQVAAQAHQQFKVEKQSDGESTHTHVFPLNSEERVTEVARMLGGLELTANTLAHAREMVEKADPATPDEN
- a CDS encoding NAD(+) kinase, with amino-acid sequence MSISVFHTIGLIGKFGDPNVAHTLNQIAAYLRQRQLRVLLDESSARLIPDNGLEAASRATIGERCDLAIVMGGDGTILNAARSLVDYEVPILGVNLGRLGFLADVSPSEIPHGLDQVLAGQFREARRSLLHAQVIHEGHVASETDALNDVVIHKREVARMIEVDAFLDGRFLNAYRADGLIISTPTGSTAYALASGGPIIHPALEAVVVVPICPHTLTHRPIVVKADSVIEVVLNSANTTQTQITCDGQVSLAIESGDRIVIRKKDRKVRLIHPVGHDHFELLRAKLRWGLSPEASSST